A genome region from Pseudoalteromonas tetraodonis includes the following:
- a CDS encoding DUF6435 family protein gives MFSFLKPDPIKKLRKEYDAKLEQGMQAQRKGDIKSYAMLTDEAEKIWNEIEALEAKKAK, from the coding sequence ATGTTTTCATTTTTAAAGCCAGATCCAATCAAAAAATTACGTAAAGAATACGACGCAAAATTAGAACAAGGCATGCAAGCGCAAAGAAAAGGCGATATAAAAAGCTACGCTATGTTAACCGACGAGGCTGAAAAAATTTGGAATGAAATAGAAGCGCTCGAAGCAAAAAAGGCCAAGTAA
- a CDS encoding MFS transporter, which yields MVELAANSKSNNPLAPVIGLSFFAIASGFLMSLIPLSLSAFKLSIDLAPWLASVFYFGLLIGALCIERVVVKIGHRVAFIAFLMLLIISVIAQIISPTATMWLIARFVAGIAVAGVFVVVESWLLMANTPKARAKRLGLYMTSLYGGSAVGQLAITPLGTEGAVPYLFVVALLALAILAPLLITTGQPNAQQLQKLPLKELKTLSRPAILGCLVSGLLLGPIYGLLPVYIAAQTDQAQYTGLLMAVIILGGMLVQPLVSYLSTRIIKSLLMAIFCFVGAASVMGILNAHSFGGLVVSYFVLGACSFALYPIAITLACDSLPMAKIVSATEIMLLSYSVGSVLGPLLATHFSDASHGVLIYLGGCLITTCIYMLIKSMKKIPTGNTPVAG from the coding sequence ATGGTGGAACTTGCCGCTAATAGTAAATCAAATAATCCTTTAGCCCCTGTTATTGGTTTATCTTTTTTTGCTATTGCTTCGGGCTTTTTAATGAGCCTGATCCCGTTATCACTGAGTGCTTTTAAGTTAAGTATTGATCTTGCGCCTTGGCTTGCCAGCGTCTTTTATTTTGGTTTACTTATTGGCGCGCTGTGTATTGAGCGTGTGGTAGTAAAAATTGGCCATCGTGTGGCATTTATCGCATTTTTAATGTTGCTGATCATCAGTGTTATTGCACAGATCATTTCCCCTACAGCCACAATGTGGTTAATTGCGCGCTTTGTTGCTGGTATTGCTGTTGCGGGAGTATTTGTAGTGGTTGAGTCGTGGTTGTTAATGGCGAATACACCTAAGGCGCGAGCTAAACGCTTAGGTTTATATATGACCTCTTTATATGGTGGCAGCGCTGTGGGGCAATTAGCAATCACACCGCTTGGCACTGAAGGTGCCGTACCGTATTTATTTGTCGTGGCCCTTTTGGCGTTGGCTATTTTAGCACCATTATTAATTACCACAGGCCAACCTAATGCTCAGCAATTACAAAAGCTGCCACTTAAAGAGTTAAAAACTCTCAGCCGCCCTGCTATTTTAGGCTGTTTAGTATCAGGATTATTACTAGGCCCTATTTACGGGTTATTACCTGTTTATATAGCCGCGCAAACTGATCAAGCCCAATATACCGGCTTACTTATGGCGGTGATTATTTTAGGTGGCATGCTGGTGCAACCTTTAGTGAGTTATTTATCAACCCGTATTATAAAAAGCTTACTTATGGCTATTTTTTGTTTTGTTGGTGCTGCCAGCGTAATGGGAATATTAAACGCGCATAGCTTTGGTGGATTAGTTGTAAGTTACTTTGTATTAGGTGCGTGTAGTTTTGCACTTTATCCGATTGCAATTACTTTAGCGTGCGACTCCTTACCTATGGCAAAAATAGTGTCAGCAACTGAAATAATGCTGCTCAGCTACAGTGTTGGCTCTGTATTAGGCCCGTTGTTGGCAACGCATTTTTCTGATGCAAGCCATGGTGTGCTTATTTATTTAGGTGGTTGTTTAATTACCACCTGTATTTATATGCTCATAAAAAGTATGAAAAAAATACCCACAGGTAACACCCCTGTTGCAGGTTAA
- a CDS encoding sodium-dependent bicarbonate transport family permease, protein MPDIVVMFFILGLVAGILRSDLAIPKATYDTLSLLLMLTIGLKGGMVLHGNLSWQLLPEMASVMLLGGLIPLTLYPILKYVVRLSVANSASIAAHYGSVSAGTFAVALAYAESAKLEVGAEVTLYLVMLELPAIIVGLMLYRKLDKQHSQSNTLSLKALWHETLTNKSVILLVGGVIIGMMYGTQQGSQVTSLLTSSFKVVLALFLLEMGLVAAQTLRPFPWQHWRLAAFAIITPLFLGTIGVAVGTLLKLELGSVVILGSLVASASYIAAPAAIKAAVPKADIGLAMLSSLGVTFPFNVIVGIGLYHKLALAMH, encoded by the coding sequence GTGCCTGATATCGTCGTAATGTTTTTTATTCTAGGATTAGTGGCGGGGATTTTACGTTCTGATTTAGCAATACCTAAAGCCACTTATGACACACTAAGTCTATTGTTAATGCTCACCATAGGGTTAAAAGGTGGCATGGTGCTGCATGGTAACTTAAGCTGGCAACTTCTTCCTGAAATGGCCTCGGTTATGTTACTCGGTGGTCTTATTCCCCTTACTCTTTACCCTATTTTAAAATATGTTGTTAGACTCAGTGTGGCCAATAGCGCCAGTATTGCTGCGCATTATGGCTCGGTAAGCGCAGGTACCTTTGCAGTTGCATTGGCTTATGCAGAGTCAGCTAAATTAGAGGTAGGTGCTGAGGTTACACTGTATTTAGTGATGCTCGAATTACCTGCCATTATTGTCGGTTTAATGCTGTATCGTAAACTCGACAAACAACATAGCCAAAGTAATACACTGTCACTCAAAGCGCTTTGGCACGAAACACTTACTAACAAAAGCGTGATTTTGTTAGTTGGCGGTGTGATCATCGGAATGATGTATGGCACACAGCAAGGCAGTCAAGTAACCAGTCTTTTAACCAGTAGTTTTAAAGTAGTACTGGCATTGTTTTTACTTGAAATGGGTTTAGTGGCTGCGCAAACTCTGCGCCCATTTCCTTGGCAGCATTGGAGACTCGCTGCATTTGCTATTATTACTCCGCTATTTTTAGGTACTATCGGCGTGGCTGTAGGCACACTATTAAAATTAGAATTAGGCTCGGTGGTGATACTCGGTAGTTTAGTGGCTAGTGCGTCTTATATTGCAGCCCCTGCGGCAATTAAAGCAGCCGTTCCCAAGGCTGATATTGGCCTAGCTATGCTCAGCTCTTTAGGGGTAACGTTTCCGTTTAATGTGATTGTTGGTATTGGTTTGTACCATAAGCTTGCGCTTGCCATGCACTAA
- a CDS encoding methyl-accepting chemotaxis protein produces the protein MRINSIRTKVILPIAFLALILAGLLVSIASITYIQDNAMKRQTETFFEAVTVILNADRDIYQARIALENLLSATGDNETNKAEFLENAEQVKDRFNKYLTYLKDERALLSKHDSFSRFAPLYNQWLDHSKTLMDSSHSQSKMQSDLNQTESEFLQIREMMDQAGEELRIHTNKQQQDKVGSELLSRYVEAMAEVLNADRDIYQARLAKQKIVNQHGELAQNQKLFEENAAQVIRRFNSYRSYLIDEPQLTQKYANFDQLYQQWYEKGKALVYSSSANQIALIDDNLAQADKSFNELREILDIAGEEARTYARKVKHEVQASIQLFEKIVFVIIIIAFIVALAVGYYIPKKLTDNINNITLRIQEIAAGDGDLTQRINTTSHDELGELSNEFDNFLAHLQQIIKNIQQQSIQLGTVTGDLNNVSDTAMDVTQQLANASDSIVSAGHEMDMANQQMAELAKNTAHEADISSEQVQQGVQAIDVSSKAIEDLINDIQSALSNSIELESSSTDITSVLEVIRNIAEQTNLLALNAAIEAARAGEQGRGFAVVADEVRTLATRTQQSTDEIDTMIQRLNNNVKASSDSIKNSQTNANATLSNFDAVISIFSNLTHAFEKVQQMSAETAQATQEQSHVANEINRNLVSLKEQSAQMKQISEQTTLQSKNVSALYKQMKSQVDSFKV, from the coding sequence ATGCGAATTAACTCAATTAGAACCAAAGTTATTTTACCTATTGCTTTTTTAGCACTGATCCTTGCAGGTTTACTTGTATCAATTGCATCAATTACTTACATACAAGACAACGCGATGAAAAGGCAAACCGAAACCTTTTTTGAAGCCGTTACCGTTATTTTAAATGCTGACAGAGACATATACCAAGCACGTATTGCACTGGAAAATCTACTCAGTGCCACAGGCGATAATGAGACCAATAAAGCAGAGTTTTTAGAAAACGCTGAACAAGTCAAAGACCGCTTCAACAAATACTTAACGTACTTAAAAGATGAACGAGCACTATTGTCAAAACATGACTCTTTTTCTCGTTTTGCGCCTTTATACAATCAATGGCTAGACCACAGTAAAACGTTAATGGATTCGAGTCACTCACAAAGTAAAATGCAAAGTGATTTGAATCAAACTGAATCTGAATTTTTACAAATACGAGAAATGATGGATCAAGCAGGTGAAGAGCTTCGCATCCATACCAATAAACAGCAGCAAGATAAAGTCGGCTCAGAGTTATTAAGTCGCTATGTAGAAGCAATGGCCGAGGTGCTCAATGCAGATAGAGATATATACCAAGCTCGACTAGCAAAACAAAAAATTGTAAACCAACATGGCGAATTGGCACAAAACCAAAAACTATTTGAAGAAAATGCAGCTCAGGTTATTCGTCGTTTTAATAGTTACCGCAGCTACTTAATTGATGAGCCACAACTGACACAAAAATACGCTAATTTTGATCAACTTTATCAACAGTGGTACGAGAAAGGAAAAGCGTTAGTTTACTCAAGTTCGGCTAATCAAATAGCCTTAATTGATGATAATTTAGCGCAAGCAGATAAAAGCTTTAATGAATTGAGAGAAATACTTGATATAGCGGGCGAAGAAGCGCGAACCTATGCTCGAAAAGTAAAACATGAAGTGCAAGCTAGTATTCAACTTTTTGAAAAAATTGTGTTTGTTATCATTATTATTGCCTTTATTGTTGCTTTAGCTGTGGGTTATTACATCCCTAAAAAACTCACCGACAATATAAATAATATTACTCTACGAATCCAAGAAATTGCCGCTGGTGATGGTGATTTAACGCAAAGAATTAATACTACATCACATGACGAGCTCGGTGAGCTGAGTAATGAGTTTGATAACTTTTTAGCGCACCTGCAGCAAATAATAAAAAACATTCAGCAGCAATCCATTCAACTAGGTACTGTGACCGGCGATCTTAATAATGTCTCTGATACCGCGATGGACGTGACCCAGCAACTTGCTAATGCGTCTGACTCTATTGTAAGCGCTGGTCATGAAATGGATATGGCAAACCAGCAAATGGCTGAGCTGGCTAAAAATACCGCCCACGAAGCTGATATTTCTAGCGAGCAGGTACAACAAGGAGTTCAAGCCATTGATGTATCGAGTAAAGCAATTGAAGATTTAATCAATGATATTCAATCGGCTTTATCAAACTCTATTGAATTAGAAAGCAGCTCAACCGATATTACGTCTGTACTTGAGGTCATTAGAAATATTGCCGAACAAACTAACTTATTAGCGTTAAATGCCGCGATTGAGGCCGCCAGAGCTGGCGAGCAAGGCCGTGGGTTTGCCGTTGTCGCTGATGAGGTTAGAACGTTGGCTACTCGCACACAACAAAGCACCGATGAAATAGATACAATGATCCAACGCTTAAATAACAATGTAAAAGCGTCATCAGATTCTATTAAAAACAGTCAAACAAATGCTAATGCCACACTCAGTAATTTTGATGCCGTTATTAGTATTTTTAGCAACCTAACTCACGCCTTTGAAAAAGTGCAGCAAATGTCGGCCGAAACCGCACAAGCAACACAAGAACAATCCCATGTAGCAAACGAGATTAATAGAAATTTGGTATCGTTAAAAGAACAGTCAGCACAAATGAAACAAATCTCTGAGCAAACAACATTGCAGTCAAAAAATGTATCAGCGCTTTACAAGCAAATGAAATCGCAAGTAGATAGCTTTAAGGTATAG
- a CDS encoding pirin family protein, with protein sequence MINHYPKNSLGSADHGWLKSKHHFSFAHYYNPARMGFGTLRVVNDDWVAPEMGFGAHPHKNMEIISFIRSGAITHQDSMGNKGITEQGEVQVMSAGTGIVHSEYNRTNEPLTFYQIWIQSNKQDVPPRWESKKFPTDVANELTLLVSGYAEDAGNTLFINQQARIYGGKLAKGTTITQRIDHQAYVLASDGAFTVDDKNSVITMNKGDGAEVTHADFITLTAATECEIIIIDTLA encoded by the coding sequence ATGATCAATCATTATCCAAAGAATAGTTTAGGCAGTGCCGATCACGGTTGGCTTAAATCTAAACATCATTTTAGTTTTGCACATTACTATAATCCGGCACGTATGGGCTTTGGTACACTACGCGTTGTTAATGATGATTGGGTTGCACCTGAAATGGGATTTGGAGCTCATCCACACAAAAATATGGAAATTATTAGTTTCATACGCAGTGGTGCCATTACTCATCAAGATAGTATGGGTAATAAAGGCATAACCGAGCAAGGTGAAGTGCAGGTAATGAGTGCAGGCACAGGTATTGTGCATTCTGAGTATAATCGTACCAATGAGCCACTTACTTTTTATCAAATTTGGATTCAAAGTAATAAACAAGATGTGCCGCCGCGTTGGGAAAGTAAAAAATTTCCGACCGACGTAGCTAACGAGCTTACGCTTTTAGTGTCGGGTTATGCAGAAGATGCGGGTAACACCTTATTTATCAATCAACAAGCACGCATTTATGGTGGAAAGCTTGCAAAAGGTACCACCATCACTCAGCGTATTGATCATCAAGCTTATGTACTTGCATCTGATGGTGCATTTACTGTAGATGACAAAAACAGTGTAATTACCATGAACAAAGGGGATGGTGCTGAGGTCACTCATGCTGATTTTATCACGCTAACTGCAGCAACAGAGTGTGAAATAATTATTATTGATACACTAGCCTAG
- a CDS encoding Mpo1 family 2-hydroxy fatty acid dioxygenase: MKTLQQQLGQYGLYHRSKRNVLTHFFGIPLIVFAALCLLARVEITLGSFNVDGAQLFVLASVVYYFMLSFSLGLIMGIIFTLLLVAAQPIAAMPFTSWLTIGVGVFVFGWVLQFIGHYFEGKKPAFVDDLVGLIIGPLYVTAELLFLMGFYKNLEQQVNEIAGPTKA; the protein is encoded by the coding sequence ATGAAAACTCTACAACAACAACTTGGCCAGTATGGCTTGTATCATCGTTCAAAGCGTAACGTATTAACTCACTTTTTTGGTATTCCACTGATTGTATTTGCGGCATTGTGCTTACTGGCGCGTGTTGAAATTACTCTAGGGAGTTTTAATGTCGATGGGGCGCAGCTTTTTGTCCTTGCCAGTGTGGTTTACTATTTTATGCTGAGCTTTTCGCTAGGTTTAATCATGGGCATCATTTTTACTTTATTGTTAGTGGCAGCGCAGCCTATCGCCGCAATGCCCTTTACGTCTTGGCTGACGATTGGTGTGGGTGTGTTTGTATTTGGCTGGGTGTTACAGTTTATTGGTCATTATTTTGAAGGCAAAAAGCCCGCCTTTGTTGATGATTTAGTGGGTTTAATTATTGGCCCTTTGTATGTCACCGCAGAGCTGTTATTTTTAATGGGCTTTTATAAAAATTTAGAACAGCAAGTTAATGAAATAGCGGGCCCAACTAAAGCATAA
- a CDS encoding SDR family oxidoreductase, giving the protein MDYNNKTVWITGASSGIGEELAKQFAEQGAKVILSARNVDKLNEIKEQLKGQGHRVIPLDLSKPEIVLQDVSAQIDSLGPIDILINNGGISQRSLFLENDFKVYRQLMEVNYFGLIALTKAVLPSMVARKSGSVVAISSVAGKVGSKFRTGYSGSKYAVVGFMDCLRAEVAQHNIHCLTICPGSIKTAIAHNSLNEQGEAQNKPEPSIENGMNVNVAASKMITAIYNKKDEVVVGQGLSGWAPFIKRFFPSLFNRLTAKVEYK; this is encoded by the coding sequence ATGGATTATAACAATAAAACAGTATGGATCACCGGTGCATCATCAGGTATTGGTGAAGAGCTTGCAAAACAATTTGCAGAGCAAGGTGCGAAGGTTATTTTATCAGCGCGTAACGTTGATAAACTCAACGAGATAAAAGAACAGTTAAAAGGGCAAGGGCATCGGGTAATACCGCTTGATTTATCAAAGCCCGAAATCGTACTGCAGGATGTATCAGCGCAAATAGATAGCTTAGGCCCGATTGATATTTTAATTAATAACGGCGGAATTTCGCAGCGTAGTTTATTTTTAGAAAACGACTTTAAAGTGTACCGCCAACTCATGGAAGTAAATTACTTTGGTTTAATTGCACTCACTAAAGCAGTGCTACCTTCAATGGTGGCGCGAAAAAGTGGTTCTGTAGTGGCTATTAGTAGCGTGGCAGGCAAAGTGGGCTCTAAGTTTAGAACGGGTTATTCAGGCAGTAAATACGCTGTAGTAGGCTTTATGGATTGCTTACGCGCCGAAGTCGCGCAGCACAATATACATTGCTTAACTATTTGCCCCGGCTCCATTAAAACGGCTATTGCCCATAACTCATTAAACGAGCAGGGAGAGGCACAAAATAAGCCTGAACCCTCTATAGAAAATGGTATGAACGTTAATGTGGCTGCGTCAAAAATGATCACCGCAATTTACAATAAAAAAGACGAAGTAGTGGTTGGCCAAGGGTTAAGTGGTTGGGCACCGTTTATAAAACGGTTTTTCCCTAGTTTATTTAATCGCTTAACCGCCAAGGTAGAATATAAATAG
- a CDS encoding DUF7010 family protein gives MEFKQAQKDMDLAYFGGATGVVISGLVWCFAGLIAVLYSTKASMLTLFIGGMFIHPLAMLLSKVLKRPGQHDSTNPLGKLALESTVILFVGFFLAFYVSKLHLQWFYPIMLLAMGVRYLIFNTLYGAKVYWLLGAVLMLAGVVCILLNANFVIGAFVGGITEVIFSIVIFNKSKESAVKAS, from the coding sequence ATGGAATTTAAGCAAGCACAAAAAGACATGGATCTCGCCTATTTTGGTGGCGCAACAGGTGTTGTTATTTCTGGGTTAGTTTGGTGTTTTGCTGGTTTAATTGCAGTACTGTATTCAACTAAAGCGAGTATGCTTACCCTGTTTATTGGTGGTATGTTTATACACCCGCTGGCTATGTTGCTATCAAAAGTACTTAAGCGCCCTGGACAACATGACTCCACAAACCCATTAGGCAAACTTGCTTTAGAAAGTACCGTTATTTTATTTGTTGGTTTTTTCCTCGCCTTCTATGTTTCTAAGCTGCATCTGCAATGGTTTTATCCAATAATGCTGTTGGCAATGGGTGTGCGTTATTTAATTTTTAATACTTTATATGGTGCAAAAGTTTATTGGCTTTTAGGTGCTGTGCTTATGCTAGCGGGAGTAGTTTGTATATTATTAAATGCTAACTTCGTCATTGGTGCTTTTGTTGGCGGCATAACAGAAGTTATATTTTCTATTGTGATCTTCAATAAATCAAAAGAGTCAGCAGTAAAAGCCTCGTAG
- the helD gene encoding DNA helicase IV — MNSIFPSVFGRLFTPHLAVDINQQGLVINNKKHTDTLNWCDLTSPICYEYGVLGQTLRFSTQSGQYRVWMRAYGSHRILKAKTDQLWVNNNIEPLNELLENINQFAHHQFLRQSYVADIKQRVKQQYNRWLPWIKKSEALAVVSTQIKLLEQYSQWSDPLTRFLQHKYTQTQLQRYAGFFDNVEANPLTEKQRRACIIDDDNNLVLAGAGTGKTSVMVARAGYLVNSEQANYDDILLLAYGKQAASEMDERIKAKLNTQAIKTATFHSLGLTIISEVERKTPKISKLAENEKAKIKWVEACFESLANAKPQYAKALVNYINNNLNDVKSGFELSTAKPNHIALLQEIKAGGYLTKLATLFSQLISVYKTANITLENDSKQIQQAWKLLKPLLANYNHYLHTQGEIDFDDMILKALDYVNTGKFISSWRYIMVDEFQDISHTRAALVKALRDSKPRSSLFVVGDDWQAIYRFSGADMRLTTEFAAHFGFTTQTILDVTFRFNNKISEVASCFIMKNPAQLAKQINSLSQVTKPAISVLKTANVVSSKNTKIAELNNGALDHVLGAINTNKPAIVYLLARYRFQLPTKADINALQHTFSSLQIECDTFHGSKGKEADYVVILGMHGGQFGFPSTKPSPAMLEALLPAKDLYAHSEERRLFYVALTRAKHKVFIISDDNNRSCFVDELINEYQIELKELKNIASKVVAQV; from the coding sequence ATGAATTCTATTTTCCCCAGCGTATTTGGCCGTCTGTTTACCCCACACCTCGCTGTTGATATTAATCAACAAGGTTTAGTCATTAACAACAAAAAGCACACAGATACACTGAATTGGTGCGATTTAACCTCGCCTATTTGTTATGAATATGGGGTGCTTGGACAAACACTACGTTTTTCAACACAGTCTGGGCAGTATCGAGTGTGGATGAGGGCTTATGGCAGTCACCGAATACTTAAAGCCAAGACGGATCAGCTATGGGTCAATAATAATATTGAACCATTAAATGAGCTGCTAGAAAATATTAACCAATTTGCACATCATCAATTTTTGCGTCAATCCTATGTGGCAGATATAAAACAGCGCGTTAAACAACAATACAACCGCTGGTTACCTTGGATAAAAAAGAGTGAGGCATTGGCTGTTGTTAGCACGCAAATAAAACTGCTCGAACAATATAGTCAGTGGAGCGATCCATTGACTCGCTTTTTACAGCATAAATACACACAGACACAGTTGCAGCGTTATGCTGGTTTTTTCGATAACGTTGAAGCAAACCCACTTACTGAGAAGCAAAGACGGGCATGCATTATCGATGACGATAATAACCTCGTATTAGCCGGAGCCGGCACAGGTAAAACCAGTGTAATGGTGGCGCGAGCGGGCTATTTAGTTAACAGTGAGCAAGCTAATTACGATGATATTTTATTACTCGCCTATGGTAAGCAAGCTGCCAGTGAAATGGACGAACGTATTAAAGCTAAGCTGAATACACAGGCTATAAAAACCGCCACTTTTCACAGCTTAGGTTTAACAATTATTAGTGAGGTTGAGAGAAAAACGCCTAAAATATCTAAACTTGCTGAAAACGAAAAAGCTAAAATAAAATGGGTTGAAGCGTGTTTTGAATCGCTTGCTAATGCTAAGCCACAGTATGCTAAAGCATTGGTAAACTATATAAATAACAATCTTAATGACGTTAAAAGTGGGTTTGAATTAAGCACTGCAAAGCCTAATCATATAGCGCTTCTACAAGAGATAAAAGCTGGCGGTTATTTAACCAAGTTAGCGACTTTATTTAGTCAATTAATTAGCGTGTATAAAACAGCAAATATAACGCTTGAGAACGATTCAAAGCAGATACAGCAGGCTTGGAAATTATTAAAGCCATTATTAGCCAACTATAACCATTATTTACATACTCAAGGTGAAATAGACTTTGACGATATGATCCTCAAAGCCCTCGATTATGTTAATACAGGAAAGTTTATATCATCTTGGCGTTATATCATGGTTGATGAATTTCAAGATATATCGCATACGCGTGCGGCGCTGGTTAAAGCGCTGCGCGATAGTAAGCCTAGAAGCTCATTGTTTGTAGTAGGCGATGACTGGCAAGCTATTTACCGTTTTAGTGGTGCTGATATGCGCCTGACCACAGAATTTGCCGCACATTTTGGTTTTACCACACAAACCATACTGGATGTTACGTTTCGTTTTAATAATAAAATTAGTGAGGTTGCTTCATGTTTTATCATGAAAAACCCTGCCCAGTTAGCTAAGCAAATTAACTCGTTATCACAAGTGACAAAGCCCGCTATTAGCGTATTAAAAACAGCGAATGTTGTCTCAAGCAAAAATACAAAAATAGCTGAGCTAAATAATGGGGCACTTGACCATGTACTTGGCGCTATCAACACAAATAAGCCCGCTATTGTGTATTTACTGGCGCGGTATCGCTTTCAGCTACCTACTAAAGCCGATATTAACGCCTTGCAGCACACCTTTTCTTCATTACAAATTGAGTGTGATACCTTTCATGGTTCAAAGGGTAAAGAAGCCGATTATGTAGTTATATTAGGTATGCATGGCGGGCAATTTGGATTTCCGAGCACTAAGCCATCGCCTGCAATGTTAGAAGCTCTCTTACCCGCTAAAGATTTGTATGCCCATAGCGAAGAGCGACGCTTATTTTATGTGGCGCTCACTCGTGCTAAACACAAGGTGTTTATCATAAGTGATGACAACAACCGCAGCTGTTTTGTTGACGAGCTCATAAACGAGTATCAAATTGAGCTAAAAGAGTTAAAAAACATAGCTAGTAAAGTGGTAGCGCAGGTATAA
- a CDS encoding LysR family transcriptional regulator produces the protein MNIRQLSFRLLEVFMSVVKTGSISETARQLHLTQPTVSLQIKRLQEAVNEPLIVMQQQKLQVTEAGLQLFRTCEQVFGHFDDYQDYLAELKGGERGRCKIAMVNTAQYILPKLLGPYSNAHPHVELPLEIGNRSAVLARFERGEDDIYVFSHPPSLEHAQAARFLHNPLVFIVPLDHPLADVKALTLADLMPYRFLLREPGSATRMLFESELQSRGLVLSDSVQMASNEAIRVAVSSGMGIAVLSHHVLPKGDNSFKVLNVTDTCLASHWYFVVRTDRHISHAARSFLKFAQLNLEQYLDKQWVRNELNGLNLK, from the coding sequence ATGAACATAAGGCAACTATCGTTTAGGCTACTCGAAGTCTTTATGAGTGTAGTTAAAACCGGCTCCATTAGCGAAACAGCTCGGCAATTGCATTTAACCCAGCCTACCGTTTCTTTGCAAATTAAGCGCTTACAAGAAGCCGTTAATGAGCCTTTAATTGTTATGCAACAGCAAAAATTACAGGTTACCGAGGCTGGCTTACAATTATTTAGAACTTGTGAGCAAGTGTTTGGGCACTTTGATGATTACCAAGACTATTTAGCCGAGCTTAAAGGCGGGGAGCGCGGGCGCTGTAAAATTGCCATGGTAAACACTGCACAATATATTTTGCCTAAGTTACTTGGGCCTTACAGTAATGCCCATCCCCATGTCGAGCTGCCATTGGAAATTGGCAACCGCTCTGCAGTGTTAGCGCGTTTTGAGCGTGGAGAAGACGACATTTATGTGTTTAGCCACCCACCATCACTTGAACATGCCCAAGCCGCGCGTTTTTTACATAACCCATTGGTCTTTATTGTGCCGCTTGATCATCCGCTTGCCGATGTAAAAGCATTAACATTAGCTGATTTAATGCCATATCGATTTTTATTAAGAGAGCCAGGCTCTGCTACGCGTATGCTTTTTGAAAGCGAATTACAAAGCCGTGGTTTAGTCCTTAGTGATAGTGTGCAAATGGCCAGTAACGAAGCCATACGAGTTGCTGTTTCCTCTGGAATGGGGATTGCTGTGCTTTCCCATCATGTATTACCAAAAGGCGATAACAGTTTTAAAGTGCTCAATGTAACCGACACCTGCTTAGCCAGCCATTGGTATTTTGTAGTGCGCACAGACAGGCATATTTCTCATGCTGCGCGCAGCTTTTTAAAATTTGCCCAGCTGAATTTAGAGCAATATCTCGATAAGCAATGGGTGCGTAATGAGCTAAATGGGCTTAATTTAAAATAA